ATCGTAATGACAATTGTGCATCGATAAAGTCCTAAAACCcgaaaactattattttagGCCTATTAtgaaataaggaaggaaatgttttatttaaggacgcactcagcatattttatttacggttatatggcaacggacatatggctaaggaccacacagatattgagggaggaaacccgctgtcgccacttcatgggctactcttttcgattagcagcaagggatcttttttatgcaccatctcatagacatgatagcacataccacggcctttgatgtaccagtcgtggtgcactggctgcaatccctgccattaataaaatgtccacggcaaaacaaaaaaacatgcctTGAAAAACTCTAAAATAATCCACAGCAAATAAAGTGCCGTGGAGAAAGAAAAGCtccacggcaatctccacggcattgtcGATTGCAGTGGGCAATTGCaggtgttgcactggctggaaataaAGTATGAATACTAGTACTAAGAATACGTAACACAAATTGTCATACACGCATTAACATCCAATAAGATACTAGTAATAAGAGACTCATTGGCCCACAGAGCTCCgatattaaattttcaattttgtcacTAGTAGataataattcattaatttgtaaagaccGCCTTACAATATTATAGAGGTATTAAGTTTAAGTCTTATCCAACTGTATGATACAGATTttgatatttgtaaaacaaatattgaagtTTGGATAACACTTTGACCCTTGAAGGGGAGAGGCCAAATGCGAACTCGTTCAAGGATCATGATCCTATTCCTACATATACGTTTCACGTTTGATGAAAATCGGATGAAAAATGAAGTCGCTGGAACGGGGAAgtcgtatttttatttttagtaatatgaccttgacctttaagACAGAAAGACGCAACTGTAGGACTCGCCGCAAAGGGTTAATAAAAGTGGTccaatattttagtaataattttatCAACAAATAATGTATAAACAAATAAGTGCATCGATAATGCAATAATTGCtttcataccacggcctttgatgtaccagtcacggtgcactggctggaatgaaaaatagcccaatgggcccactgacggggatcgatcccaaaccgacgaATGAAGAAATGTTTTTCCCCCACTCCAAATATATTACTGGATAacctaattaaaatgtttataatatttctaATAATTGCTAACAATTTCCACATGTAAATACAACTTGCAGGATGTGGTAATATTCTTATTTGTATATTGTATAAGTAGATTCATTGTTGAAATGATCAAAGTTGAAAGTGCACTTACATTTGAATATCGTATTAAATAGGACCAGGTCTGCCATTGGCGAGACGCGTGACAGGACCTGTCACAAAGTTTCATGTTTCTGTCATCATTTGAAAAGTTCTCCAGATTACCTGCTCTCGCAATAGTGCTATTAGTAGTTGACCCTGTTTTTAGGAGGGGGCCCTAATTTGACCTCATATTTGCCACACCCACCACCAGAAGCCCGTTTACCAAAACATTTTTGCCAACGTATATAACGAGgaatacaaaaagaaaattttacATAATGTCCTATCCGGGTGGCACGCAGCTCATTCTGAAGCCGGTCTATCTGGCCAGTACATTCCTGCAATTTAATTTGATACTACTCTTGTtcttgaaacatgtgcggggtcctactaaacTCAgaaggacattttttttttttatgcagaaTGAGTGTAGTCAAAGACGCAACCCGTTATATTGTAAACTAGCAGGTTAACCCCTTCCCACATATCTCTGAATTACGTTAAGGGTAAGGAATTGCTGCACATCCATGACGTATTCAATATCTTGTTTGAAACGCTGCGTGTGACAGTTTTAGGAAcacgttgtttttgttgtattagtCCGGGATCCAAGTCTAAAAAGAGGCCTAGAAAATGGCTGAGCACAACACCCACTACACAGTTGGTTTGTCACTTTAGGCTGCTTGGGGGGATGTACTCTGGAACATTTCTAGCCCTGATGTGGAATTGAATTGTGGCACCAACAATAGGTGACAGCCTATTTTCTAACAGAGGGGTGGGTTGGCTTACGtgcaaaaaataacaatttgattTGAATTTCTCGACTTCTACAACAAATCTCCTTCAGCAATTGTTGTTAATACTATGTCAACGATATCGGATAGTTACTTACATTGCTGGTACAGGGCGTCTTTTATTTTGCAAACAGCATCCTCTCCCTTGGTGACGTCGATGTAGTTGACGGTTCTCAGCACGTCTGGTACGGGGCAGGTTTCCAGCATCACTGGAATGATGCAGTTCCGTCTCTCTTGGACAGACAAAACAAACGCCAGGTGTCTTTCGTAGGAACACCAGCCACTGTCGATGTATTCTGGCGACAAAACCAGAACTATTTTCATGGCACGTGACATTCCATCTTCAATAAGAGAAACAATCGGCTTCCCAGGAGTGAAATCTCTTGGAGGCCACAGACATTTGATCCCATAGTCTTGTTCCAGTCGCTCTATACACATCTCAACCCATTGCTGGTCGTCAGAACTATGAGAGAAGAACAGGTGGTGTGTTTTCCCATTAGGTACAGCGAGGGCCGGGTTTCTTCCTTGGAGCGACTCTGAATTACAACTGAAGCTATCATCCGTGCTAGTCAAACTGTCGAAAGTGGAAAGCAAAGGTTCACAATCGCTAACGTTCCCATCTGCCATCATGTAGTGGAATTGaacgatttttgtttttaaaaaatagtttctgaaataaatatatatacaactgcttttatgtaaatttatttaaaacatttatgtaacAACTTAACACATAAAATTTAATCATCTAACAAATTTTGAAAACCCCCCCACTTAAGTCACATTTAAGCATAAGGATGGCAGGTATCGGGTTCGTAggctgtaccggctcccatcaaGAGaacgttttaacgattcaatgggtaggtgtaagaccacgcACAGACTCGTTGACCagtaacctactgtcctggacagacagcccagatagctcaggtgtgtgcccaggacagcgtgtttgaaccttaattggatataagcacggaaataagttgaaatgaatgaatgaatgaatgaatgaagtatACCATTAAAGCAACAGGTCTCAGTAGTGACATaaacataaggctgataggtactgggttcgcaaaacaccgacttctctctcactaacaactaaccactaagccAAGGTcttgggcagacagcccagatacatGTAGCTGATGTGCATGCCCAAGACAGTAGAAGCAcgaatataagtt
This sequence is a window from Gigantopelta aegis isolate Gae_Host unplaced genomic scaffold, Gae_host_genome ctg5374_pilon_pilon:::debris, whole genome shotgun sequence. Protein-coding genes within it:
- the LOC121366348 gene encoding toll/interleukin-1 receptor domain-containing adapter protein-like isoform X1, whose translation is MMADGNVSDCEPLLSTFDSLTSTDDSFSCNSESLQGRNPALAVPNGKTHHLFFSHSSDDQQWVEMCIERLEQDYGIKCLWPPRDFTPGKPIVSLIEDGMSRAMKIVLVLSPEYIDSGWCSYERHLAFVLSVQERRNCIIPVMLETCPVPDVLRTVNYIDVTKGEDAVCKIKDALYQQCELKDILPNFNLQHYREEVRVNGMTTSNEAKKETPSRFSGTAWVIPGLSLYQRQHLINMGAQVRIIIMFIQRTKTYISRKSL
- the LOC121366348 gene encoding stimulator of interferon genes protein-like isoform X2; amino-acid sequence: MCIERLEQDYGIKCLWPPRDFTPGKPIVSLIEDGMSRAMKIVLVLSPEYIDSGWCSYERHLAFVLSVQERRNCIIPVMLETCPVPDVLRTVNYIDVTKGEDAVCKIKDALYQQCELKDILPNFNLQHYREEVRVNGMTTSNEAKKETPSRFSGTAWVIPGLSLYQRQHLINMGAQVRIIIMFIQRTKTYISRKSL